CTTATCTCGTCCTCTATATCGCGGGGCCTCTCGCCGCTGAAGCCCACCCTTATTATGGCCCTCGGCTTAGGATTATCCCTCGAGAGCGGTTCGTAGAGTATGACGAAATCGCTGAGGAACTGGTGGGAGAAGACGACCTCCATAACCTGGTCGAGGAATAGCTTTGCCCCGGCGAGGCTTACGGCGTCCTTTGTGCGGATGATGTTCCTTATCCTCCCGCCTTCTACGCGCGCGATGTCCCCTATGGCGTAGTTGAAGATTGGCAGCCCCGTGAGTTCCCCGTCGAGCATGATTTTTGTTATGTGCACCGCGTAGTAACCCTCATCTTCCGTCTCCGTGAGGGTCAGGAGGGAGTGAGGGCTCACAAAGTCTCCCGTGCGCTTTTTCGTTATAACGCGGTACGCCGGGGAGCCGTCCTCGGAGGTGCCGTAAACGTCCACGATGACGGCGTTGGGGTAGTTTTCAAGCATGGCCTGGGCCATCTCAAGCGTGAGTGTCTCCCCACCGACGAGGATTAGGCTTATGTCCTCCCTCACCTTCTCTGGAAGCCTGAAGCCGAGGTTGTAGACGGTTGTGGTGAGGCCGAAGAGCTGGGTGGGGTTTATCTCCTCAAACTCTCTGATTAGAAGTTCCCCCATCCTGAGGAGCTGGATTGGCAGCTGGATGTACCTCACATTAGCCTCCATGGCCTCAAAGGCCCCGAAACCCATCATGCCGGAGGCGGAGGGAAGGGGCGGGAAGAAGGAGGCTATTACATCTCCGTCCTCGACGTACTCCTCAACCCACGGCGTGAGCTGTCTCGCCACCCTCCTCTTGTCATCGAGGGTGAAGGGGACGAGTTTTGACTTCCCCGTCGTCCCGCTGGTCTTAAGGATGGTGTGAAACACCCTGCGCTCCCTGATGTAGTCCGGCCACAGTTTTTCCGTGGAGTA
This region of Palaeococcus ferrophilus DSM 13482 genomic DNA includes:
- a CDS encoding AMP-binding protein: MGGFVLGRRDLLNELAYTASSAFKSSPFWRARFEGAGIEPEELTPEMLLEHVEDVNVTPKDLYSTEKLWPDYIRERRVFHTILKTSGTTGKSKLVPFTLDDKRRVARQLTPWVEEYVEDGDVIASFFPPLPSASGMMGFGAFEAMEANVRYIQLPIQLLRMGELLIREFEEINPTQLFGLTTTVYNLGFRLPEKVREDISLILVGGETLTLEMAQAMLENYPNAVIVDVYGTSEDGSPAYRVITKKRTGDFVSPHSLLTLTETEDEGYYAVHITKIMLDGELTGLPIFNYAIGDIARVEGGRIRNIIRTKDAVSLAGAKLFLDQVMEVVFSHQFLSDFVILYEPLSRDNPKPRAIIRVGFSGERPRDIEDEIRARIYEGNNPVRYEVEESKQAELLIEVVPLAEVRKGLPQRPGKTKRIFIKGVDF